In Deltaproteobacteria bacterium HGW-Deltaproteobacteria-4, a single genomic region encodes these proteins:
- a CDS encoding alpha-1,4-glucan--maltose-1-phosphate maltosyltransferase: MPVSDGRRRAVIECVTPVVDGGRFAVKRIVGDDVVVEADCFTDGHDTLDCLLLWRREDETTWQETPMAPLGNDRWRGTFTAGDIGRYRYTVTAWVDHFLSWRHDFVRRIDAEDLRLAALVGAGHIENAAARAQGEDRKALHSWARQLRTLRDARELKACGVDAELTALARRFPDRRLASTDPIEYPLVVDRARARFSAWYEMFPRSAAPEPGEHGTFQDCEAHLPAIARMGFDVLYFPPIHPIGRVNRKGENNALVAWPGDVGSPWAIGSREGGHKALHSELGTMADFRQLLASVHSHDMELALDIAFQCAPDHPYVEAHPEWFRWRPDGTVQYAENPPKKYQDIFPFEFESEEWRELWQELADVIRFWAEEGVRIFRIDNPHTKPFPFWEWAIAELKRDYPDAIFLAEAFTRAKVMHRLAKLGFSQSYTYFTWRNSKHELVEYFTELTQGPGREYFRPNAWPNTPDILNEYLQFGGRPAFIIRLVLAATLAANYGIYGPAYELLEDAPHTPGSEDYLDSEKYQLRTWNRQAPQSLADVIARVNRARRDNPALQSDASLRFFPVDNDNLLCYAKSHAGEKNLVVVVVNLDPHHIQSGWVELDLEALGIDPHTTYQMHDLLSSARFLWSGPRNFVQIDPQRAPAHLFALRRKVRTERNFDYFL; encoded by the coding sequence ATGCCGGTCAGCGACGGACGGCGGCGAGCGGTGATCGAATGCGTCACCCCGGTGGTGGACGGCGGCCGCTTTGCCGTCAAACGGATCGTCGGTGACGACGTTGTCGTCGAGGCCGATTGTTTCACTGATGGCCATGATACGCTTGACTGTCTCCTTTTGTGGCGCCGTGAGGACGAAACAACCTGGCAGGAAACCCCCATGGCCCCCCTCGGCAATGATCGCTGGCGCGGCACTTTTACCGCCGGGGACATCGGGCGCTACCGTTACACGGTCACCGCCTGGGTCGATCACTTCCTGTCCTGGCGCCATGATTTTGTCCGGCGTATCGATGCCGAGGATCTGCGCCTTGCTGCCCTGGTCGGGGCGGGACATATTGAAAACGCCGCCGCCCGCGCGCAAGGAGAGGACCGTAAAGCATTGCACTCCTGGGCCCGGCAACTCCGCACGCTACGCGATGCGCGGGAACTCAAGGCCTGCGGGGTCGACGCAGAGCTCACTGCCTTGGCCCGGCGCTTTCCCGACCGACGCCTCGCCAGCACTGACCCTATCGAGTATCCGCTGGTGGTCGACCGCGCGCGCGCCCGCTTCTCGGCCTGGTACGAGATGTTCCCCCGTTCGGCCGCGCCCGAGCCGGGAGAACACGGCACCTTCCAAGATTGTGAGGCGCACCTCCCCGCCATCGCCAGGATGGGGTTCGACGTCCTCTACTTCCCCCCCATCCATCCGATCGGGCGCGTCAACCGCAAGGGCGAGAACAACGCCCTGGTCGCCTGGCCCGGCGACGTCGGCAGCCCGTGGGCCATCGGCTCCCGTGAAGGGGGCCACAAGGCGCTGCACAGTGAACTGGGGACGATGGCCGACTTCCGGCAGCTGCTGGCCAGCGTCCACAGCCATGACATGGAGCTGGCTCTGGATATTGCCTTCCAGTGTGCGCCGGATCACCCCTACGTCGAGGCGCATCCGGAGTGGTTCCGATGGCGTCCCGACGGCACGGTCCAGTACGCCGAGAACCCGCCGAAGAAGTATCAGGATATCTTCCCCTTCGAATTCGAATCAGAGGAGTGGCGCGAACTGTGGCAGGAGCTCGCCGACGTGATCCGTTTCTGGGCTGAAGAAGGGGTGCGGATCTTCCGCATCGACAACCCGCACACCAAGCCCTTTCCCTTCTGGGAATGGGCCATCGCCGAGCTCAAGCGCGACTATCCGGATGCGATCTTCCTCGCCGAGGCCTTCACCCGCGCCAAGGTCATGCACCGCCTTGCCAAACTCGGCTTCAGCCAGTCTTACACCTACTTCACCTGGCGCAATTCCAAACACGAACTGGTCGAATACTTCACCGAACTCACCCAGGGGCCGGGGCGCGAATACTTCCGGCCCAACGCCTGGCCGAATACCCCGGATATTCTCAACGAGTATCTGCAGTTCGGCGGGCGTCCCGCCTTCATCATCCGCCTGGTCCTGGCGGCGACGCTGGCGGCGAACTACGGCATTTACGGGCCGGCCTACGAGCTCCTCGAAGACGCCCCGCATACCCCCGGCAGCGAGGATTACCTCGACAGCGAAAAGTATCAGCTCCGCACCTGGAACCGGCAGGCACCGCAGAGCCTGGCGGATGTGATTGCCCGCGTCAACCGCGCCCGCCGCGACAACCCGGCACTCCAGTCCGATGCCTCGCTGCGCTTCTTCCCGGTCGATAATGACAATCTGCTCTGTTATGCCAAGTCGCATGCCGGGGAGAAGAACCTGGTCGTGGTGGTGGTGAATCTCGACCCGCACCATATCCAGTCCGGCTGGGTCGAGCTCGATCTGGAGGCCCTCGGCATCGATCCGCATACGACCTACCAGATGCACGATCTCCTCTCCAGCGCCCGGTTTCTCTGGAGCGGGCCGCGCAATTTCGTCCAGATCGATCCGCAGCGGGCGCCGGCCCATCTCTTCGCGCTGCGCCGCAAGGTGCGGACCGAGCGTAATTTCGATTATTTCCTGTAA